Within the Phaseolus vulgaris cultivar G19833 chromosome 9, P. vulgaris v2.0, whole genome shotgun sequence genome, the region ttataaaataaatattctttttagtggggctaaaaaaaatttgaactcACCAAATGGTTAAGAAAATTAAGATTCCCCCTATCCATTTAAAATAAAGGGTGACAAAATGAACTCTCAAACACCCCTTTCTTTTAAACTTAACAAATTTATAGTTATGATACTCTTCCTTTTAGGTTCCACCTTAGCTGTACTCACATCCAAATATCCCTATACTTTATATATTGTCTTTAAACCACCATAGAATTTTTATTGCacatacataaaaataaaaacaaaaatgaaaaaaaaaacaaaatcccATCTTACCCATTACTTCATTTCACTACTATATATATCAATACCTCATATCCCCTCCTCATCTCACCTTGTACACTACTTCTCAAGCACTTAGAAAAACACATTGTTTGTTCTTATTCAACTAGTTCTTGTTTATATCCAAGAATGTCTGGGGTTTGGGTTTTCAATAAAGGTGTGGTGAGGCTAGTGGAGAGCCCCAACTCTGAGCGCAAGGTGTTGGTTCACTCTACAAGCAATGAAATTATCACTTCTTACACAGTGTTGGAGCACAAGCTAAGTTCATTGGGTTGGGAACGTTACTATGATGACCCTGATTTACTTCAGTTCCACAAACGCTCCACTGTTCACCTAATCTCACTCCCGAGGGATTTCAACAGGTTCAAATCCATGCACATGTATGACATAGTCGTCAAGAACAAGAACTACTTTGAAGTTAGAGACATGTGAACTTGGCATACTATCCTCCTTCACGTGTCTCACTCTTTGTGTATCTTGCAAAGTtgaatttcttatttttcttatttatatctaCATGATTGTTTGGTTTTGGATTTATGACCTATGTCTAAAGAATGAGGACATTAATTTGTGTAATTAGTATATGAATTTGTCATATTGAATTATGATATGATAGGAGAAGGAGAATGCTGAAGTCCGATGAGTGTATGTGTATGTCTTGATGTAAATCTATGTAAACATTGTAATCAAAGTCCAGTTTTCTTACTTGGGTGTTGAATATTTACATTAAATTTTACTTCGTGAGTTCATTTATCAAAATCACGTTATAtacttataatattttctttatttgattTTCTGTCTTCGTCTTTATGGAACTCGATAAACGTTTGATTTCTTGATGGAAAGATTTATTTATCaagttttttttactttgtttttatttaatttcttattgaatatcaaaaacaaattcatatatatctaaattagttatataaaaaagtgatgaattaatacattattttaagttataaataacattttattattaGGTAAAAATTATTGCTACAATAAAACTTATAGTAGTGAATATTGTCTTTGTtttctattataatttatataaatcttATAAAACATATACATTAAACTCCATattctaatttatataaatCTTACAACATAGACACATTATACTCCCTCACTGTGTATGGAGAAACTACAAGttgcttatttttattatttttagtggCCAACATTTATCGTTGACacataatttatttcttttagaaTTTTGACAAATTATTAAACTATTAAACATGATGTGAAACACATGCTCAATAAACCATTATCCACTTTGAATATTTTCGCTGCATATTATTGATACCTACTAAATTTTCTagagaataaaattaatgttgaATATATATTACACTTTTATGATTAATTATAAGATTtttgtataatattttatttttaaatatgtatttctttgttataaatgaaattttaagtCATTCAAAGAATATAGAAAAATTTGCAATCCAGCAGGTCCTTTTGgttattttctttgttatttACAAAGCGGAAAGTTAAGTATTCTGACACCATTGTATCTgatttttatcatattaaaataatataattttatgaaaatatataattttgtcagaatggattaaaaaaagttatgtgATAAGTCTTATTAATTAaggaaattatttttatttattaaactataaaattatttaattacaaatgcaTTGGTATCGGACGAGCTATATCACTCGACATCGGTAACCGATGGACCGGTTGAAGATAAATTCAAAGCCATGAAAGTAAATAGCAGTTAAGAGAGTTGTAAGAATTTTATGAGAATTCGGGACACATTGTACCAAATTCAGGTAACGTTTCGAAAAATCAGAGAACCTTCCTAAAAACAAGTTATCACTCATATATGATTAATTCTGCCCATTACAACATACGACTTATGACTAAACAGTATAAATAAATCATAGACAAAAGTTTAAGGGATGCTTTTAATCATTTCTTAATATACACTTCCTATACTAAGTATTTACTTGATCGTTAAAGTACCTTTTGTAGGTCAATTTTGAACCTTTTGCAGGTTAACCCCGACCGAGCACCAACAAATTAAAGAATGAGACTTAAAGtgaagaacaagaaacaaaCCAAACGACCGATACGTCAACAATTATACAACGAATTCAAAGTACTATCTAGACCCACTTTGTCTATACAAGTAAAAAATAATCacacaatattattttttttatatacatgtcttgtattattatataaaacttCCATTtgcaattatattaaaatatatttaatatcttaCACGTTTGTcaattacaatttaaaatcCATGAGCGTTTTGTTTTGTACACAAAATTGGATTCGAAGAAGGTTGTACAAAGAGATAGTGCTTATATTTTATTTGGTGAAAAAGAATGTCAATAAACGtctttagaatataaaaaataacttttaataaaaaaatatttatgtagtATTTTTATGTGTCTTCTAATacaatttattatgatttttaatatttagttagaatttaaaattaaaaaaagtaggCATTAATGGTAGGTTGATCCTTTTTTATTCATAGGAATCTGCACCAACTATTGTCTCTCATGTCATCCATCCATTACAAAGAAGCATTCATTCTAACACAAAATCTTACAGCTACATTCATTGcatgaaataaagaaattttaattttaattttaattttaattattttattaaattaatatatatatatatggtcagtaatagtataaaaaaaatattcttaatcagttaaaaaagttaattataatCATTTTGTCActtaattatcattattttattaattttatcattCAATTATTTTCTTCCACCTCTTAATATCACGTGTTtcaatttttatgtattttattgAGCTGATAAATGTGTTGAAATTAGTGACATCATTTTACAATAACATTTTACAAAATGGTGTTATTTCATTAGCTAATGTAAAACTTGAAGTTTTATTCacagataaattttaaaatgaataaaaggaCAAAATTTTCTATACAGgttacaaatatttaatttatacttCATTAAAAAGTTTCACTTTCTCTAAATTCCtttcagaattttaaaatttgaaattattttatatataattatattattaattaaggAGGTGGCTATTAGTGAATTAAGATAGTcgatgaaattttttattaaatatttttggtttattatgaattcaatttttttttcttttcttaaagttatttattaaagaaaaatattgtcaatataatcatttaattttgtaaaagcacactttttttttaagtatataaaGGAAGTTTTGCTAATTAACATgttatactatatatatatatatatattatataatattgtattaatattttaaataattaactttGTGACACATGAGTAGGAAACACTTTGGTTTTCCTAGTTTATAAGTTAAAAGTTatcataattttgtttaaaaagtatgaaaaaatgtattatatgCAAAAATTAGAAGCTTCGTGACAACATGTGAAAACAATAGTGCTAAAATGATATAATTACAATTAAATCAACAAATCTTAAGATAATTTTATGAACTCCCAAATTTATcatatatgattattattaaattCTAGCTagtattaaattgttttataaaaatcttgttcaatatattttttgttggtataaatattttcatgtaGTATAAGTAATAAAAAGAGATTTATTGTACTCTTTAAAATAATGCgcataaatcaaaatatttttttataccatTGTgtacataaaaaattgaaaaatcattataaaaTACATCGTATGAGTTTTAATCTGGTacgttaattagatattaattaattatgatgAGTTTCTTTATTGCACAATATGAGAGAATTGATCCTACATTCCTTATGTTTAGTACTTTAttctcaaaataaataaatatttgtaaagaACCCTTTATtccatctttttattttaatcaaagTTAATCTCAAACCTAATTAACAACATAGATTAACAAACAAATCAATCTGTGGTTAGCTTTAATCTTATTATCAtcattaaaaaactaaataaaagtaATCAAGTATTTTTGTGAGTTattaattaactaaattagatattgttttaggaactaaaaaattattaatatttaaagtgatttctattattaataaaaaatagtttataaattagttactacgattttagctaccaatattttaaaatataaattataatttagaaactattttacaataatagaaactaatttataaatcaaatttttttagtctctaaagtagtctctaatttagtcattataacaactaattattttttgtctctaaaattggtttttattcaatgattttcttgtagtgttagtcTCTAAGgattaatttataatctaaaatattagtagctaaaccttggtagttaatgtttagatacaaatttaaaaactattttataatttttttaatttataagatgATTTCCAATTTAGtcaattaataactaattattttaatatataaaattagtttttatttaatgattttcttatagtgatacTAGACCGTAGAATAAATTCATTTGCCAAAGGTTGGGGTTTGGTAACACATATATTAGCTAGCAAGAGAAAACTTGATAACTAtcatattttgttatttattgtaatttttatctttcttatttatctggagagaaaaataaaattacaaaagaatatGATAGAATAATgcattgtatttattattattattattatattattattattattatattattattattattatattattattattattattattataaccaCTTTATTAGTTGTACCACTAcatcatataaattaaattatgtcAAATGTAGacaaaaataaagaatgaaCATAACACCAAATAGAGGTTTCAATGACACTTCAgttactaaataaataaaagtgtaaagaaTAAGTAAATATTAATGTTGAGAACAAGTTCAAGAGTCTTTCTAGAATAGGTGGGATCAATATATGatttatcatataaaataagttatattaTTAGAGATAAACttctaaataattaaaatattttcttattgatTACATGCATGTTATCATATATCATATTACTACAGCCATGACATTAAAGACAAATGAGTTTGTTAAgtgttattatttattgtttgttGCCTAATTAATTTTATGAGTAATAACTTATCTAAGTTATAAGATAGAATATGGATATCCAAAATATAAAACACATAAACATAGTTACTCTAACATCTTACCATCTTCGGTAATAAAACATCATTAAAATGTGATAATTAAATGTAAAATACTAATAtttaggaaaagaaaaaaaaatcatgtgaaAACCAAATAGaaaattgtatattattttatcaacaaaaaataataatatataagaagCGTACTTTAACTCATATAAATTGAAAGATTTACACAGTTTAGACAAGATTGACCAAACTAAATCAGTCTCCATTTCTCGTAGTCCTACAACCTTCCTATACATCACCACAATACATATGAAACTTATTGTTCGCAAAATACAATAGTCATATCATAACCCTGGTATAAGTCGGGCAACCAAATATGATATGTATAGTTATATTTGTCTTTGAGCTCGTTTGGTCATGTGTTCAACTCTTTTGATGTGCAGGTTTACTATGTTGGCTAATTTCTTCAATTAAGTTGATCCTTATGGACCCTCTCACTTAATCTTTTCGCAAAATTCACCCCGAGACAATTGTTGTATGGATTTCTTATATCAACATCAAAGTAAAAGGGAATATAAACTCATACgacaaaaataataaacta harbors:
- the LOC137822855 gene encoding flowering-promoting factor 1-like protein 3; amino-acid sequence: MSGVWVFNKGVVRLVESPNSERKVLVHSTSNEIITSYTVLEHKLSSLGWERYYDDPDLLQFHKRSTVHLISLPRDFNRFKSMHMYDIVVKNKNYFEVRDM